The following proteins are encoded in a genomic region of Gimesia sp.:
- the glnT gene encoding type III glutamate--ammonia ligase, protein MSDREAIRSRMNTAGIEFLLAQFVDIHGSAKVKMVPYSGFDDMIDSGAGFAGAAVWGVGQGPSSHDMLARIDLSTYTPLPWKENTARFAADLFVDGESYPFCPRTNLKRVLAEAKQKGYVFNVGMEPEHFLVTKNADGSLSPWNPDGVDSLAKPCYDFRSMAPAMDYLQELTTALNELGWGVYQTDHEDGNGQYEINFDYQDALTTADRITFFKMATSQIAQKYGAIATHMPKPFADRTGSGLHVHFHLADAETGACLFDDAADKRGLGCSELAYHFIGGVLKHAPALCAVTSPTVNCYKRLQLGSGLYSSRSGYTWTPAFVSYGDNNRTQMIRTAGPGHFEDRTVSAGCNPYLALAAYLAAGLDGIENQIDPGEPNLGNLYEKTPAEILEQGIRILPQSLWEAIQELRQDTVIQGALGVIADEFIELKTQEWETYDRQVTQWEIDEYLTFF, encoded by the coding sequence ATGAGTGACCGTGAAGCAATCCGGAGCCGTATGAATACCGCCGGGATCGAATTTCTGCTCGCTCAGTTCGTCGACATACACGGTTCGGCTAAAGTGAAGATGGTCCCCTATTCCGGTTTCGATGACATGATCGACTCGGGGGCCGGGTTCGCAGGTGCTGCGGTCTGGGGCGTGGGACAGGGCCCAAGTTCGCATGACATGCTGGCCCGTATTGATCTATCAACCTACACGCCACTCCCCTGGAAAGAGAACACGGCCCGCTTCGCTGCGGACCTGTTCGTGGATGGGGAGTCGTATCCTTTTTGCCCGCGGACCAACCTGAAACGGGTCCTCGCGGAAGCGAAACAGAAAGGGTATGTGTTCAATGTGGGGATGGAGCCGGAACACTTCCTGGTGACAAAGAACGCGGATGGAAGCCTGTCTCCCTGGAACCCGGACGGCGTGGATTCGCTGGCCAAACCCTGTTACGACTTCCGCTCGATGGCACCGGCGATGGATTATCTGCAGGAGCTGACCACGGCGTTGAATGAGCTGGGCTGGGGCGTGTATCAGACCGATCATGAAGATGGCAATGGTCAGTACGAGATAAACTTTGATTACCAGGATGCGTTGACCACCGCGGACCGGATCACTTTTTTCAAAATGGCGACGTCGCAGATTGCCCAAAAATATGGTGCCATCGCTACGCACATGCCCAAACCGTTTGCGGATCGGACGGGCAGCGGATTGCACGTTCACTTTCACCTCGCAGATGCGGAAACAGGGGCCTGCCTGTTTGATGACGCTGCCGACAAACGGGGGCTGGGCTGTTCGGAACTGGCGTATCACTTCATTGGCGGTGTGCTCAAACATGCGCCGGCCCTGTGTGCCGTCACGAGTCCGACTGTGAACTGCTATAAACGGCTGCAACTCGGTTCCGGCCTCTATTCCAGCCGGAGCGGATACACGTGGACGCCTGCGTTTGTTTCCTATGGGGACAACAACCGCACCCAGATGATTCGGACCGCGGGGCCCGGGCATTTTGAAGACCGGACGGTCTCGGCGGGATGCAACCCATATCTCGCGCTGGCGGCTTACCTCGCAGCGGGCCTGGACGGGATTGAGAACCAGATCGATCCCGGCGAACCAAACCTGGGCAATCTCTATGAAAAGACGCCTGCGGAAATTCTGGAGCAGGGAATCAGGATTCTGCCTCAGTCTCTGTGGGAGGCGATTCAGGAACTCAGACAGGACACGGTCATTCAAGGTGCCCTGGGTGTGATCGCCGATGAGTTTATCGAACTGAAAACGCAGGAATGGGAAACCTATGATCGTCAGGTAACGCAGTGGGAAATTGATGAGTACCTGACGTTTTTCTGA
- a CDS encoding FMN-binding glutamate synthase family protein encodes MSSDKSIQREESASFNEHSLSYIRQAAEYGLYEIRGMGAKRRVPSFDDLIFLSASASRYPLEGYREKCESKTVLGTRYAKQPIELEIPITIAGMSFGSLSANVKEALGQAATQMGTSTTTGDGGMTPEERESSKTLVYQCLPSRYGFNPNDLRKADAIEMVLGQGAKPGGGGMLLGQKVSPRVAQMRTLPEGIDQRSACRHPDWTGPDDLKIKIEELREITDWKIPVYVKMGATRVREDVKLAVKAGADVVVIDGMQGGTAATQQVFIEHTGIPTLAALPLAVEALSDMNVLGEVQLIISGGIRTGADVAKALALGADAVSIGQGVLVALGCNHHAYQRADGEEVDVTADYAKLGTAPGYCHHCHTGQCPVGITTQDPELEPRLIPEVGAKRLKNYLQVLNMELTTLARACGKSNVHHLEKEDLAALTVEAAAMAKVPLAGTSWIPGTGSV; translated from the coding sequence GTGAGTTCGGACAAGTCGATTCAACGCGAAGAGAGTGCCAGTTTCAACGAGCATTCCCTCTCTTACATCCGGCAGGCCGCTGAGTACGGGCTGTACGAGATCCGCGGCATGGGTGCGAAACGGCGTGTACCCAGCTTCGATGATCTGATCTTCCTCTCCGCGTCCGCGTCGCGGTATCCGCTGGAAGGTTACCGTGAGAAGTGCGAATCGAAAACGGTGCTGGGCACGCGGTATGCGAAGCAGCCGATCGAACTGGAGATTCCGATCACCATTGCCGGGATGAGTTTTGGCTCGCTCTCCGCGAATGTGAAGGAAGCGTTGGGTCAGGCGGCGACGCAGATGGGAACGTCCACAACGACGGGCGACGGCGGAATGACGCCGGAAGAGCGGGAATCGTCGAAGACTTTAGTCTATCAGTGTCTGCCTTCACGTTACGGGTTCAATCCTAACGACCTGCGGAAAGCGGATGCAATCGAGATGGTGCTCGGACAGGGCGCGAAACCCGGAGGCGGCGGGATGCTGCTGGGGCAGAAGGTTTCTCCCCGCGTGGCACAGATGCGGACGCTGCCCGAAGGGATTGATCAGCGGTCGGCCTGTCGGCATCCGGACTGGACGGGACCCGATGATCTGAAAATCAAAATCGAAGAACTGCGGGAGATCACCGACTGGAAGATTCCGGTGTACGTCAAGATGGGCGCGACACGCGTGCGGGAGGACGTCAAGCTGGCAGTCAAAGCGGGCGCGGATGTGGTGGTGATTGACGGGATGCAGGGAGGAACTGCGGCGACGCAGCAGGTCTTCATCGAACATACGGGCATTCCAACCCTGGCTGCGTTGCCCCTGGCGGTCGAAGCGCTCAGCGATATGAACGTACTGGGTGAAGTGCAACTGATTATTTCGGGAGGGATTCGTACGGGAGCCGACGTCGCCAAGGCGCTCGCCCTGGGGGCGGATGCGGTTTCGATTGGTCAGGGTGTGCTCGTCGCGCTGGGTTGCAATCATCATGCGTATCAGCGGGCGGACGGAGAAGAGGTCGACGTCACCGCGGACTATGCAAAACTGGGGACGGCCCCCGGGTATTGTCATCACTGTCATACGGGACAGTGTCCGGTGGGCATTACCACGCAGGATCCCGAACTCGAACCCCGGTTGATTCCGGAGGTCGGGGCGAAGCGTCTCAAGAATTATCTGCAGGTTCTGAATATGGAGCTGACGACCCTGGCACGGGCCTGCGGCAAGTCGAACGTACATCATCTGGAGAAAGAAGATCTGGCCGCGCTGACTGTTGAAGCAGCGGCGATGGCCAAAGTCCCCCTGGCCGGAACCAGCTGGATTCCGGGCACTGGTTCCGTTTAA
- a CDS encoding protein glxC yields MVSLKQLDLTDLSVRQVNEYLHGELLEERPARVEILNPDGLHSIAAGLDTEVEIDILGHAGYFIAGMNQRARVTIHGNVGWSVAENIMSGVVRVKGHASECAGASGHGGLLVIEGDASSRCGISLKGTEIVVGGSVGHFSAFMAQAGTLVVCGDAGPNLGDSLYEATIYVRGSIHSFGADAREEEMQADDFEKVAELLSRAEMNYDAREFKRVSSARSLYHWNADAHQEY; encoded by the coding sequence ATGGTCAGTCTGAAACAGCTTGATTTAACCGACTTGAGTGTCCGCCAGGTCAACGAGTACCTGCATGGGGAACTGCTGGAAGAACGACCCGCGCGGGTGGAGATCCTGAACCCCGACGGTTTGCACAGCATTGCCGCCGGCCTGGATACGGAAGTGGAGATCGACATCCTGGGGCACGCGGGCTATTTCATCGCGGGGATGAATCAGCGGGCCCGGGTGACGATTCACGGAAACGTCGGCTGGAGTGTGGCGGAGAACATCATGTCGGGCGTGGTTCGCGTGAAAGGACATGCGTCTGAATGTGCGGGGGCTTCGGGACACGGCGGACTTTTAGTGATTGAAGGAGACGCCTCTTCCCGGTGTGGCATTTCGCTCAAAGGGACCGAGATTGTTGTCGGGGGGAGTGTCGGTCACTTCTCTGCTTTCATGGCACAGGCGGGGACGCTGGTGGTCTGTGGCGATGCCGGCCCAAACCTGGGTGATTCGCTGTATGAAGCGACGATCTACGTCCGCGGGTCCATTCACAGTTTTGGTGCTGACGCCCGCGAAGAAGAGATGCAGGCAGACGATTTTGAAAAGGTCGCAGAACTGCTGTCCCGGGCGGAGATGAATTATGACGCCCGCGAATTCAAACGGGTCAGTTCGGCCCGCAGTCTGTATCACTGGAATGCGGACGCCCATCAGGAATATTAA
- a CDS encoding amidophosphoribosyltransferase — translation MCGIVGFLARRDADRERLGQLVTPMLECMATRGPDSAGLALFHRPLPASRRFALSTHDRKFDWQALAESCQQELGLPAPVAALENHASLISELQPDIFKPWLNSTFPEVHLLSTGHAIEIFKDEGHPEEIARRFHFTEMVGTHVVGHTRMATESAVSPAHAHPFTAGEDFCLVHNGSLSNPYSVRRKLESLGIAFETDNDTEAGCRFLEWRMREGDTLETAIEVAQAELDGFYTFLMATADKLVLVRDAFACKPAVVAETDDYVAVSSEFRSLAHLPDIKHAHVYEPAPEQIYSWSV, via the coding sequence GTGTGTGGCATCGTCGGTTTTTTGGCCAGACGCGACGCTGATCGCGAACGTCTGGGACAACTCGTCACTCCCATGCTGGAATGCATGGCGACCCGCGGACCTGACTCCGCAGGCCTGGCTCTGTTTCACCGTCCACTCCCAGCCTCCCGGCGGTTTGCGCTCTCCACCCACGATCGCAAATTTGACTGGCAGGCGCTGGCTGAATCCTGTCAGCAGGAACTGGGACTGCCCGCGCCGGTCGCCGCTCTCGAAAATCATGCATCGCTCATCAGCGAACTCCAGCCGGACATCTTTAAACCCTGGCTGAATTCGACGTTTCCCGAAGTGCATCTGCTCTCGACGGGGCACGCGATTGAAATCTTCAAAGACGAAGGGCATCCCGAAGAGATTGCCCGGCGGTTCCACTTTACCGAAATGGTGGGTACACACGTTGTCGGCCATACGCGGATGGCGACCGAATCGGCGGTCTCGCCGGCTCATGCACATCCCTTTACGGCCGGTGAGGATTTCTGCCTGGTGCATAACGGTTCGCTGTCAAACCCCTACAGTGTGCGGCGGAAGCTGGAGAGCCTGGGAATCGCCTTTGAAACGGATAACGATACGGAAGCGGGCTGTCGTTTTCTGGAATGGCGGATGAGGGAAGGGGATACGCTGGAGACCGCCATCGAAGTGGCCCAGGCGGAGCTGGATGGCTTTTACACCTTTCTGATGGCGACCGCTGACAAGCTGGTACTCGTGCGGGATGCCTTTGCCTGCAAGCCCGCGGTCGTCGCGGAGACGGACGATTATGTCGCCGTCAGTTCGGAATTTCGCTCCCTGGCACATCTGCCTGATATCAAACATGCTCACGTGTATGAGCCGGCTCCGGAACAGATTTATTCATGGTCAGTCTGA